A genomic region of Elusimicrobiota bacterium contains the following coding sequences:
- a CDS encoding PHP domain-containing protein, translated as MDEIYVDLHVHTNFSDGTFTPKEAVDFAKEAGLSAISITDHDTVDGIPFALEEGKKKNLEIIPGVELSCEVENQQGSEMHILGYYMDWKDNKFNEFLKVFRKARHERAEKIFKKLEGIGISIKKEVLERISGEGTIGRLHFAKAIVESGFAKSIQEVFQKYLSVDKPAYVPKYKLSPEDGIKMIKDAGGIAVLAHPYYMHYSNRELIKDLITAGLEGIEVWHSRHSPSSIRTFKQIANDLHLISTGGSDCHGPYGQESALMGTIKVPYSVVNDLKKLKERINV; from the coding sequence ATGGATGAAATATACGTAGATTTACATGTACATACAAATTTTTCGGATGGGACATTCACCCCTAAGGAAGCGGTAGATTTTGCAAAGGAAGCCGGTTTATCTGCCATTAGTATAACCGATCACGATACAGTTGACGGAATCCCTTTTGCTTTAGAAGAAGGGAAAAAGAAAAATCTTGAAATTATTCCCGGCGTTGAACTTTCTTGCGAGGTTGAAAATCAACAGGGAAGTGAAATGCATATACTCGGTTATTACATGGACTGGAAAGATAATAAATTCAATGAATTCTTGAAAGTATTTAGAAAAGCGCGGCATGAAAGAGCCGAAAAAATATTTAAGAAGCTGGAAGGGATCGGTATTTCAATTAAGAAAGAAGTGTTAGAACGGATTTCCGGAGAAGGGACTATCGGCAGGCTTCATTTTGCAAAGGCTATTGTTGAATCAGGTTTTGCCAAAAGTATTCAGGAAGTATTTCAAAAATATCTTAGCGTGGATAAACCGGCATATGTGCCGAAATATAAACTTTCGCCTGAAGACGGAATAAAAATGATTAAAGATGCCGGCGGCATAGCGGTTTTAGCGCATCCTTACTATATGCATTACAGCAACCGTGAACTGATAAAAGACCTTATCACGGCAGGGCTTGAAGGAATAGAAGTCTGGCACAGCAGGCATTCGCCTTCTTCAATCCGGACTTTTAAGCAAATTGCCAATGATCTGCATTTGATTTCAACCGGCGGCTCGGATTGTCACGGGCCGTACGGCCAGGAATCCGCATTGATGGGAACAATAAAGGTTCCATACAGTGTTGTGAATGATTTGAAAAAATTAAAAGAACGAATTAACGTTTAA
- a CDS encoding decaprenyl-phosphate phosphoribosyltransferase, producing MKVFKNFFESMRPKQWIKNLFIFAGILFSKNFFDIGMLSVAISAFIVFCLLSGAVYIINDIFDKEQDKKHPLKAKRPIASGKLQINMALGGALILIVISLGVSLILNVNFFWAALIYLIIQLGYSFYFKKEVILDVFFIAAGFVLRVIAGAEVIDVEISKWLIISTIAISLFLALVKRRHEIEILAKGARQHRKVLDEYSSTYLLDQMISVVTAFTIICYTLYTISPETVYKFGTENLIFTIPFVLYGILRYLYLVHKKGEGGNPEKILVSDKPLLVNILLWVIASAVIIYK from the coding sequence ATGAAAGTATTTAAAAACTTTTTTGAAAGCATGCGTCCCAAGCAGTGGATAAAAAATCTGTTTATTTTTGCCGGAATTTTATTTTCAAAGAATTTTTTTGATATAGGAATGCTTAGCGTTGCAATCAGTGCATTTATAGTATTTTGTCTTTTATCAGGAGCGGTATATATAATTAACGATATTTTTGACAAGGAACAAGATAAAAAGCATCCTCTAAAGGCAAAAAGGCCGATTGCCTCGGGTAAATTGCAGATAAACATGGCTTTAGGCGGCGCCTTAATTTTAATAGTGATTTCTCTGGGCGTTTCTCTTATACTTAATGTGAATTTTTTCTGGGCGGCATTGATTTATTTAATAATTCAGCTGGGATATTCTTTTTATTTTAAGAAAGAAGTTATTCTTGATGTTTTTTTTATTGCGGCTGGCTTTGTGCTAAGAGTAATTGCGGGTGCTGAAGTTATAGATGTTGAAATTTCAAAATGGTTGATTATTTCAACAATAGCTATTTCTCTTTTTCTGGCTTTAGTAAAACGCCGTCATGAAATAGAGATTTTGGCAAAAGGGGCGCGCCAGCACAGAAAAGTCCTTGATGAATATAGCTCCACATATTTGTTAGATCAGATGATTTCTGTCGTTACGGCGTTTACCATTATTTGTTATACGCTTTATACTATATCACCCGAAACAGTTTACAAGTTTGGAACGGAAAATCTAATTTTTACCATCCCGTTTGTTTTATACGGAATTTTACGCTATCTTTACCTTGTCCACAAAAAGGGAGAAGGCGGGAACCCCGAAAAAATATTGGTTTCTGACAAGCCGTTGCTTGTAAATATTCTTTTATGGGTCATCGCTTCAGCTGTAATTATCTACAAATAG
- a CDS encoding response regulator → MNNFIAIVEDEEDIAELIAVNLSKSGYKTKVFHEAKPFLLSIRKNLPDLIILDLMLPDADGLELCKNLKREDQFSKIPIIMLTAKAEETDKILGLEIGADDYITKPFSPRELVARVKAVLRRGQQKSEERKKKSKDLIEIDKEKHSVLIARKPVNLTVTEFKILELLLSKRGYVFPREKILDYVWGEEIVVVDRTVDVHIRHLRKKLMSAGKLIKSIHGVGYKLEE, encoded by the coding sequence ATGAACAATTTCATTGCCATAGTTGAAGATGAAGAAGATATTGCAGAATTAATAGCAGTAAATCTTTCCAAAAGCGGATATAAAACTAAAGTTTTCCACGAAGCCAAACCTTTTCTGCTTTCAATTAGAAAAAACTTACCTGACCTTATTATTCTTGATCTCATGCTCCCTGATGCCGACGGCCTTGAACTATGTAAAAATTTAAAAAGAGAAGATCAGTTTTCAAAAATTCCTATCATAATGCTTACTGCAAAAGCTGAAGAAACCGATAAAATTCTCGGCCTTGAGATTGGCGCTGATGATTATATAACAAAACCTTTTTCGCCAAGAGAACTGGTTGCGCGTGTTAAAGCTGTGCTTCGCCGCGGCCAGCAAAAGAGTGAAGAAAGAAAAAAGAAATCAAAAGATTTAATTGAAATTGACAAAGAAAAGCATTCGGTTCTTATTGCAAGGAAACCCGTAAATCTTACGGTAACCGAATTTAAGATATTGGAACTCCTTTTATCCAAAAGGGGATATGTGTTTCCAAGGGAAAAAATACTGGACTATGTCTGGGGGGAAGAAATAGTGGTAGTGGATAGAACGGTAGATGTTCATATTAGGCATTTGCGCAAAAAACTTATGTCCGCTGGAAAGCTTATAAAAAGCATTCACGGAGTCGGTTATAAATTAGAAGAATGA
- a CDS encoding ATP-binding protein produces the protein MKKRIFFKLYSGFLTVTLILSGLILLVTYIEIRYTYVKAVGRDLVNVVNALNLSVTPLFRTKDLKPYLAKLDEQLQERITVISPDGTVIFDTQKDQSEMVNHKSRPEVAEALKGNTGTAVRFSKTLQKDMLYAAVPIKKNGEIEGVLRVSRALSSINTLINVLEYKIVLLTLFVIIIALVSGFLVFRRLVRPIIEMRNAAHILASGDFSARVHAGLEYSETKELSDTFNSMAEKIESLFLGLTDRTQKLDALISSLYEELFVFSKDGKITLANKRFKETVKDTGCEGRYYWEYFRDTGFEQLVKTAHETKVNSFGEMEFSGNTFLISISALSASGDTVVIMHNITAERNLEKIKRDFVANVSHELRTPLTAIKGFVETMEGDVSEANKRYLGIIKKHAERLINIVADLLTLSELEEKKLSLESGEVDLEKLIDDVVSMFQPKISEKKLQVKVNSDAKLPHISGDIFRLEQLFVNLIDNAVKYTDKGKISINLSLLENKIIVTVEDTGIGIPKEHLPRVFERFYVADRGRSKKSGGTGLGLAIVKHIAMLHHGAVDVESTLSIGTKFTVSLPIK, from the coding sequence ATGAAAAAAAGAATTTTTTTTAAACTCTATTCAGGCTTTCTTACTGTTACGCTGATCCTTTCAGGTTTGATACTTCTAGTCACATATATAGAAATTAGATACACTTATGTTAAAGCGGTTGGGCGCGATCTTGTAAATGTGGTAAATGCTCTGAATTTATCAGTAACTCCGCTTTTCAGAACAAAAGACCTTAAACCCTATCTTGCTAAACTTGATGAACAACTTCAGGAACGGATCACCGTTATCTCGCCTGACGGAACAGTAATTTTTGATACCCAAAAAGACCAGTCAGAAATGGTTAACCATAAATCAAGGCCAGAAGTTGCTGAAGCTCTAAAGGGAAATACCGGAACTGCTGTTCGCTTCAGCAAAACTCTTCAGAAAGACATGTTGTATGCTGCCGTACCTATCAAAAAGAATGGTGAAATAGAAGGTGTCTTAAGGGTATCTCGAGCACTGAGCAGTATAAACACTCTTATTAATGTGCTTGAATATAAAATTGTCCTTTTAACTTTATTTGTAATAATTATTGCATTGGTATCCGGGTTTTTAGTATTCCGTCGATTGGTTCGCCCAATAATTGAAATGCGTAATGCAGCCCATATACTTGCCTCAGGCGATTTCAGCGCCCGGGTTCATGCGGGGCTTGAATATTCTGAAACTAAGGAGCTATCAGATACTTTTAACAGTATGGCCGAAAAAATAGAATCTCTCTTTTTGGGTTTGACTGATCGCACTCAGAAACTGGATGCTCTGATATCTTCATTGTACGAAGAACTGTTTGTTTTCTCAAAAGACGGCAAAATAACGCTTGCAAATAAACGGTTCAAAGAAACCGTAAAAGATACGGGCTGTGAAGGGCGTTATTATTGGGAATATTTCCGCGATACCGGATTTGAACAGCTTGTTAAAACCGCGCATGAAACGAAGGTGAACTCATTTGGGGAAATGGAATTTTCCGGCAACACTTTTCTTATCAGTATTTCCGCGCTTTCGGCAAGCGGTGATACGGTGGTAATTATGCATAACATAACTGCCGAAAGAAACCTTGAAAAAATAAAAAGAGATTTTGTTGCCAATGTTTCCCATGAATTAAGGACGCCGCTTACCGCTATCAAAGGATTTGTGGAAACAATGGAAGGCGATGTATCCGAAGCTAATAAGCGTTACCTGGGGATAATAAAGAAACATGCAGAAAGGCTCATCAATATCGTAGCCGATCTTTTAACGCTTTCAGAACTAGAAGAAAAGAAATTATCGCTTGAATCAGGAGAGGTTGACCTTGAAAAACTCATTGATGATGTGGTTAGCATGTTTCAGCCGAAAATTTCAGAGAAAAAGCTTCAGGTTAAAGTAAACAGCGATGCAAAGCTTCCGCATATTTCAGGCGATATATTCAGACTTGAACAACTTTTTGTAAATCTAATTGACAATGCCGTGAAATATACTGACAAGGGGAAGATTAGCATTAATCTTTCTTTACTTGAAAATAAAATTATAGTCACAGTTGAAGATACAGGAATCGGCATCCCCAAAGAACACCTGCCAAGAGTTTTTGAGCGCTTTTATGTCGCGGATAGAGGCCGCTCAAAAAAGTCCGGCGGGACAGGTCTTGGCCTCGCCATCGTTAAACACATCGCAATGCTTCACCACGGGGCTGTAGATGTGGAAAGCACCCTCAGCATCGGCACGAAATTTACAGTGTCTTTGCCGATAAAATAA